One region of bacterium genomic DNA includes:
- a CDS encoding O-antigen ligase family protein: MLSAALLLAALILAPVIGGGFGEFDYAIVEILVFSAIIAYILTSMRNRTSWVRVPGLIPMIVFIALVLISTFFTEAIYPSLRQILLILTCLGAYMLASSLAVDSKKAAALVVSVVVTALGICAVGIRHYAISTGGGAHFWSALMSQGEHMRLFGSFINPGYFAGFIVIVLPLTLGVYLVIKRPILAVFIGLAFIIETIALMLTGTKFGIVSAVGGLLIFFLLAIGTRSLRRSKFTRLFVLAVFLVPLLIVFSSPVKSRITAAETGGSQVHSTTFRVSTWQATIKMIKDHPLLGVGPGVYATAYPRYTIAGTTKAAHQSYLQLASESGVIAMIAFVLVILAAAHQSIRGIIIHQTEHVDSALKDSAHAQKTSWSDFVPFSGWRMMNCAIYGALAGSVVRNLADSDWYIIGIALPFWALMGVLAAQSGAVRTIDSPKRWAKGVICAVCVVMALLSGSFGLAGYFAPDQFDESQSFHTVFSNYKTASLISPLNPVYHREMAKFLAMEGDPAAAKRQIDRAALLAPTDSTTYYIGGMIMAADDNPKAAVEYFKKSLRCSPKSTNTLYQLSEAYRMLGDVKMREKTLLQLLKMEDSEYEILKGTPEFVDTTFARAHIYFGRKYQAEKKYSLASNEYTQAIDRLERWRSHKQMIDVAIYAGLMSKQDELDLLEQLRGSYFDLAEACDALGHKQWANEARANGEAVKVE, translated from the coding sequence ATGTTAAGCGCTGCATTGCTATTGGCCGCACTGATTCTTGCTCCTGTCATCGGCGGCGGATTTGGTGAATTCGATTATGCGATTGTCGAGATTTTGGTCTTTAGTGCGATTATCGCATATATCCTGACATCCATGCGCAATCGAACAAGTTGGGTGCGTGTTCCCGGCTTGATTCCGATGATCGTCTTCATTGCGCTTGTCCTTATTTCCACTTTTTTCACTGAAGCAATATACCCCAGTCTGCGACAGATCTTGCTGATACTGACTTGTTTAGGTGCCTATATGCTCGCATCTTCACTTGCCGTTGACAGCAAGAAAGCTGCGGCTCTGGTTGTCAGTGTGGTTGTTACGGCTCTCGGCATATGTGCCGTTGGTATCAGACATTATGCGATATCAACGGGCGGAGGAGCGCATTTCTGGTCTGCCTTAATGAGCCAGGGAGAGCACATGCGGCTGTTCGGCTCATTTATAAATCCCGGGTATTTCGCTGGGTTTATAGTCATTGTGCTTCCCCTTACTCTTGGTGTATATCTGGTCATAAAACGCCCCATATTGGCGGTTTTCATAGGCTTGGCGTTTATTATCGAAACGATAGCGCTTATGCTCACTGGAACCAAGTTCGGAATAGTCTCAGCGGTAGGTGGCTTGCTTATATTCTTTCTGCTTGCAATCGGCACCAGGTCTCTCAGGCGCTCCAAGTTTACCAGACTATTCGTGTTAGCCGTATTCTTGGTACCACTTTTGATTGTGTTTTCCTCTCCGGTAAAATCGCGTATTACTGCGGCTGAGACGGGTGGATCACAGGTGCACTCGACCACATTCCGCGTCAGCACATGGCAAGCAACCATCAAAATGATCAAGGACCACCCTCTGCTTGGGGTCGGTCCCGGAGTCTATGCGACCGCATATCCACGCTACACAATCGCCGGGACGACAAAAGCCGCGCACCAGTCCTACTTGCAGCTTGCATCCGAAAGCGGTGTAATTGCGATGATCGCTTTTGTGCTGGTAATTCTTGCCGCCGCCCATCAATCGATCAGGGGGATTATAATTCATCAGACCGAGCATGTGGATTCCGCACTAAAAGATTCTGCGCATGCCCAAAAAACTTCTTGGTCCGATTTTGTGCCGTTCAGTGGGTGGAGGATGATGAATTGTGCGATTTACGGCGCACTGGCCGGTTCTGTTGTGAGAAACCTGGCTGATTCCGACTGGTATATAATTGGTATTGCTCTGCCGTTCTGGGCTCTGATGGGTGTGTTGGCAGCGCAGTCGGGAGCTGTTCGGACAATTGATTCTCCCAAACGATGGGCAAAAGGCGTGATATGTGCTGTATGCGTAGTTATGGCCTTGCTGAGTGGTTCGTTCGGTCTTGCGGGTTATTTTGCGCCGGACCAATTTGATGAGTCTCAGTCGTTTCATACAGTTTTCAGCAATTACAAAACAGCCAGCCTCATATCGCCGCTGAACCCTGTTTATCACCGTGAAATGGCTAAGTTCCTGGCAATGGAGGGTGATCCGGCTGCTGCAAAAAGGCAGATTGATAGAGCCGCATTGCTTGCCCCCACCGATAGCACCACTTACTACATCGGCGGAATGATAATGGCTGCCGATGACAACCCCAAAGCCGCAGTCGAATATTTCAAGAAATCGCTTAGATGCAGTCCCAAGTCCACGAACACGCTCTATCAACTCTCCGAGGCATACCGCATGCTCGGCGATGTCAAGATGCGTGAAAAGACTCTTCTGCAACTGCTGAAGATGGAAGACAGCGAGTATGAGATACTCAAAGGCACTCCCGAGTTTGTCGATACTACATTCGCCCGCGCCCATATATATTTCGGGCGGAAATATCAGGCCGAAAAGAAGTATTCTCTTGCTTCAAATGAGTATACTCAGGCAATAGACAGGCTGGAGCGCTGGAGATCACACAAGCAAATGATCGATGTCGCTATTTATGCAGGGCTGATGAGCAAGCAGGATGAACTCGATCTTCTGGAACAACTACGCGGGAGTTATTTTGATCTTGCTGAAGCTTGTGATGCGCTTGGGCATAAGCAATGGGCAAACGAGGCAAGAGCAAACGGCGAAGCAGTCAAAGTAGAGTAA
- a CDS encoding AbrB/MazE/SpoVT family DNA-binding domain-containing protein has translation MLKEVHSVEDIFYGTATVGDRGQIVIPSEARKELDINPGDKLLVVRHLAAYALGICKIGAMSKVIESMLEDVKQLESKAASEHETL, from the coding sequence GTGTTAAAAGAAGTCCATTCAGTTGAAGATATCTTTTATGGCACCGCAACTGTCGGAGATCGCGGCCAGATTGTAATTCCATCAGAAGCACGAAAGGAACTTGATATCAACCCCGGCGACAAATTGTTGGTTGTAAGACATCTGGCGGCCTATGCACTAGGCATATGCAAGATTGGCGCGATGAGCAAGGTAATCGAGTCGATGCTGGAGGATGTAAAGCAGCTTGAGTCAAAAGCAGCCTCTGAACATGAAACACTTTGA
- a CDS encoding TolC family protein: protein MKKIIAAIAVLALCASGVFAQGQAKTQAPSQKPGGILEAPSPSELSCPITMNKALELAFRYNPSIKIAVDQMQKSQGTVDEARASFNPQFSAQGVYARQNEIESNFGGQSFLLQRADTLDGTLNAVLPLDINKKLGYTRDIAKYQFDIQYLSLLTTSEDLILSVKTAYYDLLRACGQQDVAQAAVDVAQTRLNNTQAMFEAGTVAKFDVTTAQTDLANLNQQLIQAKNRVLVAQAALNRVMGVDVNIPTQIVKQTPTIQGVPVDVPAAIQTAYQKRPEVQAQEKVVKLNEKGVKLQRSSYYPTLTLAALYGYTFATTGLNTANSNYQGTLTLNIPIWNGGITRARVEQAQADVENSKDTLNQIQLGVSLDVRTAALSLEEAAKRVATTQQNVDLADEALRLANVRYNAGIALLVEVTNAESQLTQANFNNVNAMYDYATAQAQLQRATSCIPELANLALLNPVKTKP, encoded by the coding sequence TTGAAGAAAATCATTGCGGCAATAGCCGTTCTGGCACTCTGTGCATCGGGTGTATTTGCCCAGGGGCAGGCCAAAACACAGGCTCCCTCTCAAAAACCCGGTGGAATACTGGAAGCGCCCAGCCCATCAGAGCTGTCTTGCCCGATAACGATGAACAAGGCGCTGGAACTGGCTTTTCGATATAACCCGAGCATTAAAATTGCCGTGGACCAGATGCAAAAATCCCAGGGCACAGTGGACGAGGCGAGAGCTTCGTTTAATCCACAGTTCAGCGCCCAGGGTGTGTATGCGAGGCAAAATGAGATAGAATCGAATTTTGGCGGCCAGTCATTCCTGCTGCAGAGGGCGGATACTCTGGACGGAACTCTTAACGCAGTTCTTCCGCTTGATATCAATAAGAAGCTGGGCTACACCAGAGACATCGCAAAATATCAGTTCGATATCCAGTATCTGAGCTTACTTACGACATCCGAAGACCTTATTCTAAGCGTCAAAACGGCATATTATGACCTACTGCGCGCATGTGGTCAGCAAGATGTAGCACAGGCTGCAGTGGATGTGGCTCAGACACGATTGAACAATACCCAGGCGATGTTTGAAGCAGGCACTGTGGCCAAGTTTGATGTCACAACAGCCCAAACCGATCTCGCAAACCTCAACCAGCAGCTCATACAGGCAAAAAACAGGGTGCTGGTTGCGCAGGCAGCATTGAACCGTGTTATGGGTGTGGATGTGAATATTCCAACGCAAATTGTCAAGCAAACTCCGACAATTCAAGGAGTGCCGGTCGATGTGCCGGCAGCCATCCAAACAGCTTATCAAAAACGACCTGAAGTGCAAGCACAGGAGAAAGTGGTTAAGCTCAACGAAAAAGGCGTCAAGTTGCAGCGCTCATCCTATTATCCAACGCTCACTCTTGCAGCACTATATGGATACACATTTGCCACCACCGGCCTGAATACAGCCAATTCCAATTATCAGGGAACACTTACATTGAATATCCCTATTTGGAACGGAGGTATAACCAGGGCGCGGGTTGAGCAGGCTCAGGCTGATGTCGAAAATTCAAAAGATACTCTGAATCAGATTCAACTCGGCGTATCGCTCGATGTGCGCACTGCTGCTCTCAGCTTGGAAGAGGCCGCAAAGCGGGTTGCAACCACTCAACAAAATGTCGATCTCGCCGATGAGGCTTTGAGGTTGGCCAATGTGCGTTATAACGCAGGTATTGCGCTTCTGGTCGAAGTAACCAATGCAGAAAGTCAGCTTACTCAGGCAAACTTTAATAATGTCAATGCTATGTATGATTATGCCACTGCGCAAGCGCAGCTGCAAAGAGCCACTTCTTGCATACCTGAACTGGCTAATCTTGCTCTGCTTAATCCTGTTAAAACCAAACCATAA
- a CDS encoding efflux RND transporter periplasmic adaptor subunit, whose protein sequence is MKKIVIVIIVVLLIFGGLGLAMKMRAPKTPPPTTQEIWNKEGVPVSTDQTRIGNMQQSVEVTGDINALNQVVLSAKISGRVASVYAREGDPVTPGMIIAKLDQDDAISNLQAAQASLESAISRLSQAKTNARVTKIQTDAAIEQAQASLDAAKARLAVAKTPQRSQERMVAENQVASAKANLDNKKADFGRYKQLLDKGAISQAEYDVAETSYKVAQANYKSAVEQLSLIKEGGRTEDVQAAQSNVNVAREQLRSAKANASQNLLRQEDIKSAQAAVQQAKASVALAKQQLSYTYVKSPIAGQLASRTTEPGQVVSAGQALASVVDLSSLYFKGDISEKQFDSVRKGQKVDVSIDALAGKVIAGTLIDVYPSGSTLSRNFPVRIRIDEGKNARPGMFARGQIITGMSRNVLLIPKDAVDERKGTRSVFTVESDRKVKRHIVNVIHEDSTMAQIQTPTDIKAGDIVVTSGRQNLQDGSKVRIEDRD, encoded by the coding sequence GTGAAAAAGATAGTAATCGTAATAATAGTTGTTTTGTTGATATTTGGAGGATTGGGTCTGGCAATGAAGATGCGCGCGCCTAAGACTCCACCACCCACAACTCAGGAGATATGGAACAAAGAAGGCGTTCCGGTAAGTACCGACCAAACTCGCATAGGCAATATGCAGCAGAGCGTGGAGGTCACCGGAGATATAAACGCTCTTAATCAGGTTGTGCTCTCTGCAAAGATTTCGGGCAGAGTGGCATCCGTATATGCCAGAGAGGGCGACCCTGTGACTCCAGGCATGATAATTGCTAAACTGGACCAGGATGACGCGATAAGCAATTTGCAGGCTGCTCAGGCTTCACTGGAATCGGCTATCTCACGTCTATCTCAGGCAAAAACCAATGCGCGGGTGACAAAAATTCAGACCGACGCAGCTATTGAGCAGGCGCAGGCTTCACTCGACGCGGCAAAAGCCAGATTGGCAGTCGCCAAGACCCCGCAGCGCTCTCAGGAGAGGATGGTCGCGGAAAACCAGGTGGCCTCCGCTAAGGCAAACCTTGACAACAAAAAAGCCGACTTTGGCCGCTACAAGCAGCTTCTCGATAAAGGCGCAATATCTCAGGCAGAGTATGATGTGGCTGAGACATCCTATAAAGTCGCTCAGGCAAACTATAAATCTGCTGTCGAGCAACTCTCTCTGATCAAGGAGGGAGGCCGCACAGAGGATGTTCAGGCGGCTCAGTCCAATGTAAACGTCGCTCGAGAACAGCTTCGCTCGGCAAAGGCAAATGCCTCTCAAAACCTTCTGAGACAGGAGGATATTAAATCCGCTCAGGCAGCAGTGCAACAGGCTAAGGCATCTGTGGCTCTGGCAAAGCAGCAGTTGTCATATACGTATGTCAAGTCACCCATTGCAGGTCAGCTTGCCTCCCGAACCACTGAGCCGGGTCAGGTAGTAAGCGCCGGACAAGCTTTGGCAAGCGTAGTCGACCTTTCGTCCCTCTACTTTAAGGGAGATATCTCTGAGAAACAATTCGACAGTGTGCGTAAGGGTCAGAAGGTTGATGTGTCGATTGACGCACTTGCCGGGAAAGTCATTGCAGGAACATTAATCGATGTCTATCCGTCGGGTTCTACGCTCAGCAGGAACTTCCCTGTGCGCATTCGTATAGACGAGGGGAAAAATGCGCGCCCGGGAATGTTTGCGCGCGGCCAGATCATAACTGGAATGTCGCGGAATGTGCTCCTGATCCCAAAGGATGCAGTCGATGAAAGAAAAGGCACACGGTCGGTATTTACTGTTGAGTCGGACAGAAAGGTTAAGCGGCATATTGTCAATGTCATTCACGAGGACTCGACCATGGCGCAAATTCAGACGCCGACCGATATTAAGGCCGGAGATATAGTGGTTACTTCAGGTCGCCAAAACCTGCAGGATGGCTCAAAGGTCAGGATCGAAGATCGTGACTAA
- a CDS encoding efflux RND transporter permease subunit, which yields MWLTNVSIRRPIFITMFVLALIVLGIQSRSRMPQEYNPKVDIPYITITTIYTGAGPNEIETLVTEPVEKAVTSTGNLKNVTSTSQDGVSTVIMEFEMGTDLEAAAADVRDKVSAIRSNLPDDADDPKVVKLDISSSPVMIIGLEGNLPSKEMRILADDVIADKLAKVGGVASVNVFGGDEREISVAVNKDRLDAYGIGIGKIVEALKASNLNVPAGSIKEGPRDYSVRTVGEYKSAKEIENTRIYVAASGSNPAMTIRVGDIAEVKDTVAEAERVIRLNGKPTVIFAIQKQSDANTVDVADGIKKELAELQPQLPSGVHPVIAIDQSTFVKDALHDVNKSLMEGILLVVVIVFLFLHTARATFIVAIAIPTSIFATYIPVSAFGFTQNQMVMLALSLVVGILVDDSIVILENIERHLRMREKPKDAALNGRAEIGGAAVAITMVDIVVFLPIAFMGGIVGQFFRQFGVTVAVATAFSLFMSFTLTPMLASRWMKSEMDKERDEEDILRRVELGSASFKDKLDVMAGKLFNILEGFLKGLDRKYLGILEWALHNRFLTIVIGFVSLLVVFSMVMPLPKAWAGTAAMKTMAPRVIIALIALGLAAFAAGIDRKSKGIALGFGIVMAVIALTIYLPFGFGFFPNVDQGQFSVTVRTAPGTSLVATDRVIRQVEKILADMPEMKTVHYKVSDARWYKPTTWFSHHTETQKGFYFAASGTSGSGATGSSDTGPQYGFVMGKVVDKNHRSRSIGAIVEYINKKAADIPGAELISASISTGVSGPTNNIQKEVQGQYMDDIFKEANRVAAVMEKVPGAVDVDVSYKPIMPERRIIVDKLKASKLGLSVSEIATAARTAIDGNDDVKLRDSGTEYPIRVHYVQSERNKTSDVDNLIVATKDGAPIYLRDVADVKYDHAPTKITRKNRQRVIYVTANIAQGSEMGNVNQAIDMALKKAPLVPGTSIGTGGSTKMMTESFGYMISALLLAIVLVYMLMGALFESFLTPFVIMFSLPQAMIGALLALLLTGKSMSIVSMIGIIMLMGLVTKNAILLVDYTNTVRSRGKNRHEALLEAGPTRLRPILMTTLAMIGGMTPTALALSQGSETRSPMAIAVIGGLIVSTLLTLIVIPVVYTVVDDSWQGLLKIIAPKSHKKEHAADTGELDLEPVGVGSDEQ from the coding sequence ATGTGGCTTACCAATGTATCCATACGGCGGCCTATATTTATAACTATGTTCGTGTTGGCATTGATCGTGCTGGGAATTCAGTCTCGGTCGCGCATGCCGCAAGAATATAACCCGAAGGTCGACATTCCGTATATTACAATAACTACAATCTACACTGGCGCAGGTCCAAATGAGATCGAAACTCTCGTCACCGAGCCTGTGGAAAAAGCAGTTACATCAACCGGTAACCTTAAGAATGTCACTTCGACGTCTCAGGACGGTGTCTCAACCGTCATAATGGAATTCGAGATGGGTACGGACCTCGAGGCTGCAGCAGCAGATGTAAGAGACAAAGTCTCAGCGATCAGAAGCAACCTGCCGGACGACGCCGATGATCCAAAAGTCGTCAAACTGGACATCTCTTCAAGCCCTGTCATGATTATTGGACTTGAAGGCAATCTCCCATCAAAAGAGATGCGTATTTTAGCCGATGATGTCATTGCAGACAAGCTGGCCAAGGTGGGCGGCGTAGCGTCTGTCAACGTTTTTGGTGGCGATGAACGCGAAATCTCAGTGGCAGTAAATAAAGACCGTCTGGACGCATACGGCATCGGCATAGGTAAAATTGTCGAAGCACTCAAGGCCTCCAACCTCAACGTACCTGCCGGGTCAATCAAGGAAGGACCAAGAGACTACTCAGTCAGAACGGTCGGTGAATACAAGAGCGCCAAGGAGATTGAGAATACGCGAATCTATGTGGCGGCTTCAGGCTCAAACCCGGCGATGACTATCCGAGTGGGAGATATCGCAGAAGTTAAAGATACTGTCGCCGAAGCAGAGAGAGTGATTAGACTTAACGGCAAGCCTACAGTCATCTTTGCAATCCAGAAACAGTCTGATGCGAACACGGTCGATGTTGCCGACGGCATAAAGAAAGAACTTGCAGAGCTTCAGCCGCAATTGCCTTCGGGGGTTCATCCGGTCATAGCTATAGACCAGTCAACATTCGTTAAAGACGCTCTTCACGATGTAAATAAGAGCCTTATGGAAGGCATTTTGCTGGTTGTTGTAATAGTCTTCCTGTTCTTGCACACGGCAAGGGCGACATTCATTGTGGCTATTGCAATCCCGACTTCCATCTTTGCGACATATATTCCTGTCAGCGCGTTCGGGTTCACTCAGAACCAGATGGTCATGCTGGCACTCTCGCTGGTGGTAGGTATTTTGGTCGACGACTCCATCGTTATTTTGGAAAACATAGAACGTCACCTGCGCATGCGAGAGAAACCCAAAGATGCGGCACTCAACGGCCGTGCTGAGATTGGCGGAGCGGCCGTCGCCATTACAATGGTCGATATAGTCGTCTTCCTGCCAATTGCATTTATGGGCGGCATCGTAGGTCAGTTCTTCAGACAGTTTGGTGTCACGGTCGCGGTTGCAACGGCATTCTCGCTGTTTATGTCCTTTACTCTAACACCTATGCTTGCTTCAAGATGGATGAAGAGCGAGATGGACAAGGAACGCGATGAAGAGGATATACTCCGTCGTGTGGAGCTTGGCAGTGCATCTTTCAAGGACAAGCTCGATGTTATGGCCGGTAAGCTCTTTAACATCCTTGAAGGATTTCTGAAGGGTTTGGACCGCAAATATCTGGGCATTCTTGAATGGGCTTTACACAACAGGTTTTTGACCATTGTTATAGGTTTTGTGTCTCTTTTGGTGGTATTTTCGATGGTTATGCCGCTGCCCAAAGCCTGGGCAGGAACTGCAGCCATGAAGACAATGGCGCCAAGGGTTATCATTGCCCTGATTGCCCTGGGACTGGCAGCATTCGCAGCGGGTATAGACCGCAAAAGCAAGGGTATTGCACTCGGTTTTGGTATAGTTATGGCAGTTATTGCTCTGACGATATACCTGCCGTTTGGCTTCGGTTTCTTCCCGAACGTCGACCAAGGTCAGTTCAGCGTCACCGTAAGGACCGCCCCAGGCACTTCGCTTGTGGCTACAGATAGAGTGATTCGGCAAGTGGAAAAAATACTGGCCGATATGCCGGAGATGAAAACTGTTCATTATAAGGTGTCGGATGCTCGCTGGTATAAGCCGACTACATGGTTTAGCCACCACACAGAGACTCAGAAGGGTTTCTACTTTGCTGCATCGGGAACCAGTGGCTCCGGCGCAACGGGAAGCAGCGACACCGGTCCTCAATATGGATTTGTTATGGGCAAGGTGGTAGACAAGAACCATCGCAGTCGCTCCATAGGGGCTATAGTCGAATATATCAATAAAAAAGCAGCGGACATACCCGGCGCCGAGCTTATAAGTGCTTCTATTTCAACAGGCGTATCCGGTCCGACAAACAACATCCAGAAAGAAGTTCAGGGTCAGTATATGGACGACATATTCAAAGAGGCCAACCGTGTGGCGGCAGTTATGGAAAAAGTGCCCGGCGCGGTTGACGTCGATGTGTCATATAAACCCATTATGCCTGAGCGCCGGATCATTGTCGACAAACTCAAGGCATCAAAACTGGGGTTGAGCGTGTCAGAAATAGCTACTGCAGCGAGAACAGCCATAGATGGCAACGATGATGTCAAACTGCGAGATTCAGGCACTGAATACCCTATCCGCGTACACTACGTTCAATCGGAAAGAAACAAGACATCCGATGTAGACAACCTGATTGTTGCCACAAAAGATGGAGCACCCATCTATTTGCGTGATGTCGCCGACGTCAAATATGACCACGCGCCGACAAAGATCACACGCAAAAACAGACAGAGGGTAATATACGTAACCGCAAACATTGCACAGGGCTCCGAAATGGGCAATGTCAACCAGGCTATCGATATGGCTCTAAAAAAGGCGCCACTGGTTCCCGGCACATCAATAGGCACCGGTGGTTCCACTAAGATGATGACTGAGAGCTTTGGATATATGATCTCAGCACTCTTGCTGGCTATAGTGCTGGTATATATGTTGATGGGAGCGCTCTTTGAGTCATTCTTGACGCCGTTTGTAATTATGTTCAGTCTCCCGCAGGCTATGATCGGAGCGCTTCTGGCTCTGCTGCTCACTGGTAAATCTATGAGCATCGTATCAATGATCGGTATCATAATGTTGATGGGCTTGGTCACCAAAAACGCTATTCTGCTCGTTGACTATACAAACACTGTACGCAGCCGCGGAAAAAACAGACACGAAGCACTTCTGGAAGCAGGTCCGACCAGGCTCAGACCTATCCTGATGACCACCCTTGCCATGATCGGCGGTATGACACCGACGGCTCTGGCTTTGAGTCAAGGTTCGGAGACACGTTCTCCAATGGCAATTGCGGTTATTGGAGGATTAATCGTCTCCACACTACTTACACTGATCGTCATACCAGTTGTCTACACAGTGGTTGATGACTCATGGCAGGGGCTGCTTAAGATAATCGCTCCAAAGTCTCATAAGAAAGAACATGCAGCAGATACCGGCGAACTCGATCTTGAGCCTGTCGGGGTCGGCAGCGACGAGCAGTAA
- a CDS encoding helix-turn-helix transcriptional regulator, which translates to MPYLTKRESEILYLAGEGMSARQIADMLFCSRRTVEFHMANLYTKLHVSNRVQALKRAGSLGLLDSLEYSSPGVAEISKPLLHFEK; encoded by the coding sequence ATGCCATATCTAACAAAGCGCGAATCAGAGATTTTGTATCTGGCCGGCGAAGGTATGTCTGCCCGACAGATTGCCGACATGCTCTTTTGCAGCAGAAGGACTGTAGAATTTCATATGGCAAACCTGTATACCAAGCTGCATGTCTCGAACCGTGTACAGGCGCTCAAACGAGCCGGATCGCTTGGTCTGCTAGACAGCCTGGAATACAGCAGTCCTGGAGTTGCTGAAATCTCAAAACCCTTATTACACTTTGAGAAATGA
- the iorA gene encoding indolepyruvate ferredoxin oxidoreductase subunit alpha: protein MQNVATNKKILSGNEAIAHGAYAGGVGVASAYPGTPSTEILENVSKFEEIYCEWAVNEKVGMEVVIGASFAGARSLTAMKHVGLNVAMDPLMTFAYLGANGGMVVVTADDPGMHSSQNEQDNRNIAKFAKIPMLEPSDSQDCYDMVQAALDISEQFKTPVLIRSTTRVSHSSGVVDLGAFDRKPHGGLKYEKDISRTMPVPLFARKMRVALEEKLNALAEYSEKSKFQRLERGDNKIGIITSGIGYQYVRDAFPDASILKLGMTFPIPKPLIGDFAASVEKLYVVEEGDPYLEEQILAMGIKVEQPKVSLRIGELNPDRLKALAAEAYGKQPIKPAEAIGDLPARPPVLCPGCSHRGVFYALNKLKALVTGDIGCYSLGAFAPLSAMDTTVCMGASVGNAHGLQKARQQGRIAAVLGDSTFFHSGITGLLNVVYNRGTSTVVVLDNRTTAMTGHQDNPGTGRTLMGDETTETSIEAVARGIGVKRVKTIDPYDLEETYNVLKEELDADESSVIISKRPCILGAKIKTVRQFSVDPQACKACGACLKLGCPAIELADPENIESKRKARINPVLCVGCGLCAQVCKFDAIKEVTL from the coding sequence ATGCAAAATGTCGCAACAAATAAGAAAATTCTTTCTGGAAATGAAGCAATAGCTCACGGAGCATATGCGGGCGGAGTCGGAGTTGCATCGGCCTATCCCGGCACTCCCAGCACTGAAATTCTTGAGAACGTGAGCAAGTTCGAAGAAATTTACTGTGAATGGGCAGTCAACGAAAAAGTCGGGATGGAAGTTGTGATAGGCGCATCCTTTGCCGGTGCCAGGTCACTGACTGCAATGAAACATGTAGGTCTAAATGTGGCGATGGACCCGCTTATGACATTTGCCTACCTCGGGGCCAACGGCGGCATGGTTGTAGTCACTGCCGATGACCCGGGTATGCACTCTTCGCAAAACGAGCAGGATAATCGCAACATCGCAAAGTTCGCGAAGATACCAATGTTGGAGCCGTCAGACAGCCAGGACTGCTATGATATGGTCCAGGCTGCCCTTGACATATCGGAGCAGTTCAAGACACCCGTTTTGATACGCTCGACAACCCGTGTTTCTCACTCGTCCGGTGTGGTAGACCTCGGCGCTTTCGATAGAAAGCCGCATGGCGGTCTTAAGTATGAAAAGGACATCTCGCGGACTATGCCGGTGCCTCTCTTTGCGCGAAAGATGAGAGTTGCGCTTGAAGAGAAGCTCAATGCTCTTGCCGAGTATTCCGAGAAGAGTAAATTCCAGAGACTCGAACGCGGCGATAATAAGATAGGCATCATTACCTCCGGGATAGGATATCAGTATGTACGTGATGCGTTTCCTGATGCATCAATTCTGAAGCTCGGTATGACATTCCCGATCCCAAAGCCGCTCATTGGCGATTTTGCCGCATCGGTTGAGAAACTATATGTCGTGGAAGAGGGCGACCCATATCTGGAGGAACAAATCCTTGCGATGGGAATCAAGGTCGAGCAGCCGAAGGTCAGCCTCAGGATCGGTGAACTGAACCCCGACAGGCTTAAGGCTCTTGCTGCGGAAGCATATGGAAAACAGCCGATAAAACCTGCCGAAGCCATCGGTGATCTTCCTGCGCGTCCGCCGGTGCTCTGCCCCGGATGTTCTCACAGAGGCGTGTTCTATGCTCTAAATAAACTAAAAGCACTCGTGACGGGTGATATAGGCTGCTACAGCCTCGGCGCTTTTGCTCCGCTTTCGGCGATGGACACAACCGTGTGCATGGGCGCGAGCGTGGGCAATGCTCATGGACTGCAAAAAGCCCGCCAGCAAGGTAGAATCGCTGCAGTGCTTGGAGACAGCACATTCTTCCATTCCGGCATCACCGGCCTGCTCAATGTGGTCTATAATCGCGGCACCAGCACGGTTGTGGTGCTCGACAACCGCACTACGGCTATGACCGGTCACCAGGACAATCCAGGCACCGGACGCACTCTTATGGGCGATGAAACGACCGAGACCAGCATTGAGGCTGTCGCAAGGGGTATCGGGGTCAAGCGTGTAAAAACAATCGACCCATACGATCTTGAAGAAACCTATAATGTGCTCAAAGAGGAACTCGACGCAGATGAATCATCTGTCATTATCAGCAAGCGTCCATGTATTCTCGGCGCAAAGATAAAGACAGTCAGGCAGTTTAGTGTTGACCCGCAGGCATGCAAAGCGTGCGGGGCCTGCTTGAAATTGGGATGTCCGGCAATAGAACTTGCCGATCCTGAAAATATTGAATCGAAACGCAAGGCTCGAATAAATCCGGTATTGTGTGTAGGCTGCGGATTATGTGCGCAGGTTTGTAAGTTTGATGCAATAAAGGAGGTCACACTCTAA